The genomic DNA ACCTTATTTCCAAGATGCTGTACAAGCTTCTCTTCTTCGTGATATCGGATTAGATGAACAAGCCTTACAAAAGGGTGGCCTGCGTATTTATACAACACTAGACCCTAAATTACAATCGGTTGCAGAGCAAGCTGTAAAAGATCACATACCTGAAACAACAAACATACAAACTGCTCTCGTCTCTATGAATCCAAAAACAGGTGAAGTAGCTGCCCTTGTGGGAGGAACCGATTATAATAAGAGTCAATTTAACAGGGCTACACAAGCCGTTCGTCAGCCTGGTTCTACATTTAAGCCATTTCTATACTATGCGGCACTAGAACGAGGATTCACCCCTGCTACGCGCTTAAAAAGCGAATACACGGTATTTACTTTAGGTGATGGTGTTTCAAAGTATAAACCAAAAAACTATAAAGATTATTATGCAGATGATTTCGTAACGATGGCACAAGCTCTCGCAGTCTCCGATAACATATATGCTGTGAAAACAAATTTGTTTTTAGGTGAAGATATCCTTACAAAAACAGCGAAACAATTCGGAATTACGAGTGCATTAAAAGATGTTCCGTCTCTTGCTCTTGGCACATCTCCTGTAAAGCCAATTGAAATGGCGAATGCTTATAGCATGTTCGCAAACGGTGGAAAAGAAGTAAAACCGATTTTTATTCGCCGCATTATGGACCATGAAGGAAACATATTATACGATGCTCATCTGGAGAGTAAACAAGTTCTCGATAAAAGCAAAACGTTTGTCATGGAAGAAATGATGACAGGTATGTTTAATAAAAACCTAAGTAGTTATGCCGCTGTAACTGGCCAATCGATGTTATCAAAGCTATCAAGAACATATGCCGGAAAGTCTGGTTCTACAGAAACAGATAGTTGGATGATTGGATTTACCCCTCAACTTGTAACTGGTGTGTGGGTCGGATACGACCAACCTAAATCGATTTCAAACGTAGCAGAACAAGGATATGCGAAAAAAATATGGACCGATACGATGGAAAAAGGATTAGATGGACAGCCTAAAAAAGAGTTCAAACCGCCAAGTGATGTCGTAGCGTTGAATATTAACCCTGAAAACGGTAAGATTGCTACAAAAAATTGTCCAATTTCAGTGAAAATGTATTTTGCAAAAGGTACAGAACCGACTGAATATTGTATGGATCATGTTGATGATAAAGAGGAATTTGAAAAAAACAGTGAAGAAAAGACAAAAGCAAGCTGGTGGAAAAAATACCTTCCTTGGTAAAAAAATAGCTGACGGGCATCCGTCAGCTATTTTTTATTCACTTAATAATGCACGACGCAATTCTTCACTAGACTCGTTCCAAATTGCTTCATTATGTTCTTTCAAGAACGTACCAAGTACTTTTTTAGATGATTCATCCATATGGTCAACCATAATGTGACGCTTCATTGATTTATCCATTTTGTTTACGTGCTCTGGAAGTGATTTATATCCACGGCGAATTTCACGGTCAACTGTCATTTCACAAGCTGTTACCCCCGCATAATAAGCACCTGTTGCCGTTCTTTCAATCGTTACCCAAACAAGCCAAAATGGTTTACCGTTTGGAACTTCATCTTTATTTGTT from Bacillus basilensis includes the following:
- a CDS encoding transglycosylase domain-containing protein, encoding MDQTMNPKLKKYKRLFFTVMFSSVLFFVFSFFVIIIVAKIMGPPPVAVPQTSVFYANDDTVIGQSNEMQKRYNVSLNEISPYVKEATLSIEDQRFYKHHGFDMKRIAGAIVADLKAMAKVQGASTITQQYARNLYLDHDKTWKRKLLEAMYTIRLEVNYNKNHILEGYLNTIYYGHGAYGIEAASRLYFDKTAKELTLAEASMLAGIPKGPSVYSPFLKEDRAKGRQSLILDEMVEQGYITKKQATSAKKEPLTFASLDTKKVAEIAPYFQDAVQASLLRDIGLDEQALQKGGLRIYTTLDPKLQSVAEQAVKDHIPETTNIQTALVSMNPKTGEVAALVGGTDYNKSQFNRATQAVRQPGSTFKPFLYYAALERGFTPATRLKSEYTVFTLGDGVSKYKPKNYKDYYADDFVTMAQALAVSDNIYAVKTNLFLGEDILTKTAKQFGITSALKDVPSLALGTSPVKPIEMANAYSMFANGGKEVKPIFIRRIMDHEGNILYDAHLESKQVLDKSKTFVMEEMMTGMFNKNLSSYAAVTGQSMLSKLSRTYAGKSGSTETDSWMIGFTPQLVTGVWVGYDQPKSISNVAEQGYAKKIWTDTMEKGLDGQPKKEFKPPSDVVALNINPENGKIATKNCPISVKMYFAKGTEPTEYCMDHVDDKEEFEKNSEEKTKASWWKKYLPW
- a CDS encoding YwhD family protein produces the protein MTEKKKKIGFNIVKNDSTDGHGGFGVGALSLENISPVFVDVLEKTAFVDIGAMHARSTVEKGIKFLTNKDEVPNGKPFWLVWVTIERTATGAYYAGVTACEMTVDREIRRGYKSLPEHVNKMDKSMKRHIMVDHMDESSKKVLGTFLKEHNEAIWNESSEELRRALLSE